The Terriglobales bacterium DNA window ACCTGGGCTATAACCGGCAGCGCCACACGCCGCTGGATCCCGCCGACCTGGGCAACGTGGTCTTCTTGAAGGTCTCCTACCTGTTCAGCTTCTAGGGCGGATTCTCTGCCCTAAGTCTTGGCCTCCAGCCTCTCCCGGATGCTCATCGCCAGCTCATAGACCGAGCGGATCTTGTTGGCGGCCGCCCCGGGCATGCCGGGACTTGCCAGGGCCAGCTCCGAGGAGAGCAGGATGCCGGTCACGGCCTCGTTCAACTCGGTGCGCAGACTGGCTTCGGCGTCTGCGCGCGCCCGCCGCAGCTCTCCTTCCCGCCTCCGCAACGCACCGCTGACCTCCCGCGCCACTCGCTCCGCGCTCGACACCGCCGGGCTGATCAGCACCAGGACTGCCGTGCCGCACGCTTGGACGGCGCTGTCGGCCAGGCGCGGCTCCATGTCCCACAGGTGCTGGTCCACGACCACTGCCGCGAACTCTGCCCGCCGCAACTCATCCATTCCTTGACCCAGATCGCGGGCCCAGCCCACCGCCTCGCCCGTCAACCGGCGGATCGCCTCTCCGCATTCCGGGATGCGCCCGAATGAACCCACCAGTAGCACCATGCCCAAGGCAGGTGCAAGTGCGGTTCCAGAAACATCCGTTGAAAATACAGGGATTAGACGGGGGGCCCTTCCCGGACTGGCATCCGGCGGGCCCCCGGGTTCACTGTCGGGAGGCGTATTCCTTCAGCTTGCGGTACAGCGTCGTCTTGCCGATGCCCAGCAGACGTGCGGCCATCAGCTTGTCCCCGTTCAACTGCGCGATGGTGTTCAGGATGGCCTGCTTCTCCAGCTCCGCCATCGGGATGATCTTTCCCGAGGTGATCGGCAACCCTGGTTGTGCCTGGCAGTTCTGAATGGTGGTGGGCAGGTCTGCGCCCTGGATCACCGGGCCGGTGGTCAGGGCGCTGGCGCGCTCCAGCGCGTTCTCCAGTTCCCGGACATTGCCCGGCCAGTCGTAGGCCAGCATCAGTTTCAAGGCCTCGTCACTGATGGTGCGGGTCTTGCCTGCGGGGCCAGCCAGCTTCTCCAGGAAGTGAGCGACCAGCAGCGGGATGTCCTGCTTGCGCTCGCGTAGCGGCGGCAGCTTCAACGCCACTACGTTCAGCCGGAAATACAGGTCCTTGCGGAACTTTCCTTCTTCCACCGCCTGCTCCAGGTTGCGGTTGCTGGCCGCCAGCACGCGCACGTTGATGGGGATCCGGCGGGTGCTGCCCACCGGCCGGATCTCTTTTTCCTGCAACGCCCGCAGCAGCTTGGCCTGCAGGTCCACCGGCAACTCCCCGATCTCGTCCAGGAACACGGTCCCGCCCTCCGCCGTGGCCAGCAACCCGTCCTTCGAGCGCACCGCCCCGGTGAATGCTCCCTTCACGTAGCCGAACAGCTCGCTCTCGATCAGGGTGGGCACCAGGGAACCGCAATCCACGGGCAGGAACGGCTTGTCGCGGAAGGGGCCGGCGCAGTGGATGGAGCGCGCCACCATCTCCTTGCCGGTGCCGCTCTCGCCGATGATCAGCACCGGGTGCGTGCTGCGCGCTACCTTGGCGATCATGCGGTACAGGCGCTCCATCTCCGGAGCATGGCCCACGATGTTGCAGAACCCCATCCGCGAGCGCACCTTCTCCCGCAGCAGGCG harbors:
- a CDS encoding sigma-54 dependent transcriptional regulator, whose amino-acid sequence is MATVESMPEVQEGRNELLNILIVDDARAVREGCKEVAQSLGMSTFVAEHAEVAFRVLEGQAIDVVLLDLPPGHSGLELLQEVKRRRGDAEVIVMSSHATVQAAVQAMKIGAYDYVPKPFNLEELRLLLQRVAEHLRLTTENRLLREKVRSRMGFCNIVGHAPEMERLYRMIAKVARSTHPVLIIGESGTGKEMVARSIHCAGPFRDKPFLPVDCGSLVPTLIESELFGYVKGAFTGAVRSKDGLLATAEGGTVFLDEIGELPVDLQAKLLRALQEKEIRPVGSTRRIPINVRVLAASNRNLEQAVEEGKFRKDLYFRLNVVALKLPPLRERKQDIPLLVAHFLEKLAGPAGKTRTISDEALKLMLAYDWPGNVRELENALERASALTTGPVIQGADLPTTIQNCQAQPGLPITSGKIIPMAELEKQAILNTIAQLNGDKLMAARLLGIGKTTLYRKLKEYASRQ